A window of Quercus robur chromosome 12, dhQueRobu3.1, whole genome shotgun sequence genomic DNA:
aaaatgtCATTCTTTCATCCACTTTTTCTTCATTAGTTTGAAATCAAATGAGGTTATCACATATCAATTAGTGAAGGGATTGAAATTCATAGTCTCTATTTGATTTGATAGGTCAATATGGGCTGTGTTTGGGAAGAGCCACACTCAGGGCTAGACAGTATGTAAAAAAGgcccatttttattatttattttttggtaaaataaagGCCCATTTTTATTAGGGACAAAACAGagcttaaaaaaagaaaaaaagaaaaaaagaaaagaaaaaaagacggGTTAGGCGGTTAGCCTAATTGGGGTTTGGATTCAGAAAGGGACgcagtattattattatagtatTTAGTGGTATTTTATTGaggatgattaaaaaaaaaagaaaaagaatagtacTTGGTAACCTTTGAAATTGCAAATTAAAATTATCTCCGTAACCCTGGTTTTTTATCAGAAGGTCGAAGGTTGAAGCTCCTCCGTGGGTTATGTCAGTCATGATGGGTTCGGGAAAGAGGGAAGCCGTTGTGtcacagccacagccacaaccacagccaccgccaccgccaccgccattGCCACCGCATCGTGATGCTGGTGCAGAGGATGAGGATGCAGCAAAATCATCGAACAAGCTGTAcgtatgtttttattacaatgttGGCCCATTAATTTATTCCATGTATGAGATTGCCGTACCAAACCCTCTCCCATGTTTTTCTTCTCCAACAAAATTAGAAAGGAATCCGAAGCCAATTCCacttccaaaatcaaaatcaaacccaatctTCCAGCTTAAAAGGGGTGAATACCCTCGTAGAATGTGTTGCGTTGAattgaattccaaattataCTTCATTGGTGGCGAATTTCATGATGGTGTTTTGGATCTCCCATATGTTGATGAAGATGTTAAGATAAAGTACAAATCTGTAACACCAACACGGGATAGATATCCATCAGATGTCTATCGTTTTGacccaaccacaaccacaaccaccatcaccaccgcCGTTGAAAAGATGCATACTGGAAAGAATTTGCCCTTGGCCTTTGTGGTCGATGAGAAGATTTACGTGCTTGGAAGCACTTACTTTTTCGCACCCTTCGAGTACAGAGACGCAATTAAAAAAGACATCGAAAAGCTTTCTTTGTTTGAGTGCTATGATCCTCAACTTGATAAGTGGACTCTCTTGCCAAATCCCCCTCTTCCCTGTCACCAAGAGACTAAGTGGGAGGCGCATGCTGTTTTGGGAGAAGGAAAAggcaaaaaagttttatttgtaGATCTTCATGACCAACTCTACTGTTTTGATCTCCATAAACGTGAATGGATTCAATACCTAAGCCCCCCTCCCTACCCTCATGAATTCTGCGGCCGGAGTGAGTTTGTGGACGGTACCCTTTATGGATTGAATCAGGACTTCATGGTAGCTGCCATCAAATTCCCATTAGCTGAGCCTGAAGAAGTTCAAAAGTCAAAGTACCCTCTTTATTTACCCTCTAAGGAAGTCGGTAtggatttgatttattttcctCGACAGGTTGCTGCCACGGCAAGATTGCTTCACTTGGGGAACGGAGTCTTTCTTTATGCATTGTCTGGCATGCATCCGCATCCCGAATTTAATGATTTCAATCGTGATTTTCAAGATGAGAATAAACGTGTTATCAGCATCCTCATTTTTCAGGCCCTCCCACTCCTGGACACGCACATACAAGAAGGATTCTTCCCGGCAAAACTCCTGTATTCTGTCCATTATAACATCAATACCACCTTTCCAAATCAAGGGGGCATCCTTGGCTGCTTCCCTCTTGGCCCGGTATGTACATCTTTCATGCCTTCCTTCTTTGctcttttcttccttatttttcataCCATTACTTTGCCTTGTGTCTTTAAATGCATTTAATAATACTTTATAACTAATTAGGCATACGCATAATTACATCATGCCTCTTCCTTATTTTTGAGCATTCCATTCCCAGTCCACCAAATATGagccccttttttcttttcttgttacAGTGCAGTTGGATGGGAGATAGGATTAGAAGGTAGGGGTGGGACTAGGAGTTTATTCCCtcccatttgtttttttaaccaGTTCCCCCAATACTTTCCCCcctctatttttatttcttcaatttttaatCATTTGTGGTCTTGCAATGTTGAGTTTGCTCCAATATTTATTCAAATGCATAATCTTTGAAACATTTTCTCTGTTAttaacctttttcttttggtatAGGCGTTTGTCTTTGGAGATGGGAGTCATCCCACTCATGCTGAGCACAGGAAAGCACCTGTTTCTGACTTTCCATCCGATCCACTCTTTGTTCCCCAGTCTGTACCCGATGTACTGCAGCCTTGGACCAAGGATGCGATGACTTTGGCCTTGCATTCTAAGGAGGCGATGACTACCCAATCTTTGCCTCCCATTTCTGTGGAGGCCGAGGGGCACAAAGATGTGGAGAATATAGTAGTTGCTACCACTAGTGTTGAGGCAGCACGAGTGGATACTGGTGTTGATGACTACTGTGTAGATACTGAAGATGATTTCATTAGGACCACAGGGTCCAGGTTGGTATGTAAGAGAAAGCGCATTGATCACCCTCATGGACCTGGATGACATCCATTGGGGAGCAACGTAGGGATTGTTAGACTCACTAGGCCATGTGATGTGTCTAAAATCATCAAGCCAAGCTTTAATTGAGGAGAGACAAAGCAGGGGAGCATTGCCTGCAAGCTTTCGAAGAGAGCATGACCAGACCAGACTTGGTTTTGCCAACGACCAATAAACATGGACCAAGGAGGCGATGACTTTGGGCTTGCAATCTATTGAGGTTGCCTGTGTGGCCACTACCCAATCTTTGCCTCCAATTTCTGTGGAGGCTGAGGGGCACAAGGATGTGGGGAGTATAGTAGTTGCTACTGCTAGTGTTGAGGCAGCATTAGTGGATGATGTTGTTGATGACTACTGTATAGATACTGAAAGATGATTTCATTAGGACCAAAGGGTCCAGATTTCAATGTAAGAGAAAGTGCATTGATCAGCATCATGGACGTAGATGGCATCCATTGGGGAGTGAAGTAAAGACTGTTAGACTCACTAGGCCATGTGATGCGTCTGAAATCATCAAGCTCGCTCAGACTCACATAGCCTCTCTTAAAAACGCTTTGGATGTTGCAAGCCAAGCTTTATTGAGGACAGACAAAGCAGGGAGCGTTGCCTGCAAGCTCTTTGAAGAGAGCATAACCAGACCAGACCTGGTTTACCAACGACCCATAAACTTgggatttctttttgttttgtcgAATTGATGGTATATGATGTAGGGAAGCTTCCATGATTATATCTCAAAACTCTTACGATTCACACTCACCTGTTTTGTATTCCAATGCTTGACCTATTGTTATCTATAAACTTTGTTATTTGCTTGAATGGACTAAAACCTTTGACATTTGCTTTTGTGAGAAGGTGCcagttctttctttttcctttttccataCCACCTCAAtggttgtgaaatttttttgtcactaGAATTATTGAAAAGAAGAAGCTCATCACTTGGCGTTAGAAAAAGTATTTTCCTTTCCATTGTGCTCCTTTAAACTGAACACATTTTCTCTCCTCTATGCTAATTTTGGtttatttcttctcttatgAGTGAGCCACAGAGAAATTGCACACACCCACAGAGTCTGAGAATGGACAGGGCATTGGCTTTAACACACTATTTTCATGTTGCTAGTGGCATGCTAAATTGGGTTCATGTTGCTAGTTCCCTTGATGCTAAAGTAAATAATGTGCTAAAGCACTGGGAATAGTGTTGGAACCCTACTAGATCAGAGGAGTTGGTAAGCATACAAAGCACGCTCAGTCTCATATCtcttggagaagaaaataaaccTATATGGACTGCTTCAGCTAGTGGCAGATTTAATTTTGCTGCTATATTGGATCAGATTAGGCATAAAGAAATGGAAGTAGAGTGGTGAAAACTAATCTGGTTTCCTTGGAGCAATTTGTAAACATGCTTTTATAGGCTGGCTAACtctgaaaaacaaattgacttCCAAAAATAGACTTTTGGGGTTTTACAAGGGATTGTGCATGTCCTTTCTGTAGGAATTGTGTGGAAAGTAGGGAAAACTTGTTCTTTGAATGTCCCTTCACTAGAAGGATTTGGAGGCGGATTATGGGGTTATGTTGGTCCATGTAATTCCTGTAATTTGGGAAGAAATCATAAAATGGGTAGTGATAATTTGAAAGGCtggggttcgtgtcgtgttgaggtaggggtattcgactaaatggctcaatCCTAACCCAACTCATTTAATAAttgtgtcatgatccttcaaccctaacctgACTTGTTAATAAGGcaggttgacctgacccaacccctTTGACCcgcttaataaacgagttgtgttgggttgacacaaatgtaatacaacccatttcaacctgcataatattaaatataacatccatctaaaaataatttttttttacatcccaaaagcagtgcatacacttcaagtcttcaaccgacattcaaaataatatagttcaacaaaaatataatattcatctagaaataaattctttacactccaaaagaagtgcatacacttcaacctaaattcaaaataacatagtttaacaaaaataaaataacatagtttaacaaaaatataatatccttggaactcgccaaatgctaagtatcaatattgaaagaattggagcaaacagtagactaatcctgactatgacTATGATTATCATCCATGGATTCTAGTTTATAAACTATCTCAATTAACCCACTTGCAAGATATATAGACAATGTCCAACACTAATACATACGGCACAAGACAAATGCTACAACTGTGGCCTTAATCAACAATTAATATATCTCATATATTAATAACGGCACATGGGTTCAaagtttatagaacaaaatcattatgcagaaaaaattaTTGCAGAATTTTGAAACACCAAGAAAACggttttctttaattctaaaactcactaaacacattagagagagagagagagagagcactaaCTGATTTgagagtttgagtttgagaattAGGCATGAGactaggccaaaatggcccattagcatgtTTTTTAGAactatttagcaacagagcactgtttcggaactatatagcaatataccactttttctggtactcgagcttggtgagctcgagtaccatgttttttactggttaaacatcttctcaaaaaaaacgccgctatagggcccgaaaacgtcactatagggcttaaaaacgccactatagggccatttgaacctgttatggggacttataaaaaaattttgcagtaaaacgccgctatagggcccaaaaacgtcactatagggcttaaaaacgccactatagggccccttgaacctgttatggggactaataaaaaaaattttgtagtaaaacgccgctatagggcccaaaaacgtcactatagggccccttgaacctgttatggggacttctaaaaaaaattttgcaggaaaacgccgctatagggcccgaaaaacgtcactatagggccccttaacctggtatgggggcttaaaaacgccgctatagggcccgaaaacgtcactatagggcttaaaaacgccactatagggcttcttgaatatggggcgacagtggattaaaaaaacatggtactcgagctcaccaagctcgagtaccagaaaaagtggtatattgctatatagttccgaaacagtgctctgttgctaaatagttcaaaaaaacatgctaatgggccattttggcccatgAGACTATAAGATAGTAGAGTTAGTAGTacagctaaaataaaaaaataaaattagatatttataagaaggtttatagatttagggtttgtaGGGTTTAGAGATCTAGGGTTTGTAAGGTTTAAAGATCTagggtttgtaaagtttcaatttccaattatatcccttgtaagtttttgtaattattcacttttctttttaaatttaaaatatatgttgaatataaaaggtatttgacaaatctaaaataaaatgaatatttaattgTTAGACGAgttaaatgggttgtgttaagtgggtcatttcagGTTGACATAAATAAATTgacgtgtcaaacgtgtctattgcgaGTTATGCAGGTTGACTCGCTcatgacacgtttcttatcaTGTCACTTTCAGAACAACTTGTTTATggcccaaacccattaaggcccaaccctaacccgaaaaaacccgTGTCCAGTTCGTGTCAtgttcgcgggttgggtcgaacattgacacccctatgCATAGGGAATCAGGGATGCAAAGGAACAATAAGTTGTATGGAGGGGACTTCTTGATAGATGAGCAGATTTCAAAAGAATCAAGTGGGATATTAGAGCTAAGCTGGGGCAGGTTTCTGTTACCAGTCCAAGAATTCTCCCTAGGGTGCTATGTACTTATTGGGGATTTTTAAGAGCTTCCCACTGAGTGTTCATCTTTGTTTCAGAGTGTGGAGGAGTGTTGTAGCTTAATTTTAGCTTCTGTAATAGGCTTGTAAGCTTCTATTTTAGTTTTGGCATTTCTGGTTGTGTATAGTAGTTCCTGTTCTGTCAGTCTGTTAGGTGTTAGCAATTAGTTTCCTGGGTTGGTTCTGTTGTTTCAGACCTTTGTACTTTTGATAGTGTTTTGATTAAATGAAATTCtgaattatataaaagaaaaaagaataatctTTGTTTGCATTTTTCTAGTATATACTTAATTCTCAGAAACTTAATAAGATATAACCAtagttctttttgtttgttatcaACAAGATGGATTGtgtaattacaaaattttcttccttaACACACTCAATTGTTTGTAACATTTTTCTAGAGTTTGTTAAAAGAAGTGTATAATACAGTCTTGTGAAATCAGTGGTACTGTGAACGGCACAATATAGAAGATTATTGATTTTAGCTGGCATTAGTTGAATGATAATCCAGAAGTTTATTTCATCCTAATTAGTActttataaaaaagaattaatctTCTGGCAACAATGTTTTTTCAGAGACATGCTTTGTGTGTAACCAtaatctattataatttttaatggcCGTTTTAAAAAACACACTAGTTAAGATTGTTTCCTTATTGATCTTATTCATTACAAATGTGTCACATTTTAGCTGCCTATTAGGATGTATGAAGTGCtttgaaataattttccatGTTCATTAAATTGGAACTATTGCATAACTTAATAAACTTGTTCTCCATATTAGCGTGCTGTAAATTTGAGAAGTTCATTatattagttttctttttatatgtatttttgtaCTACACCCCTTGAGATTGGTAAATGGactttgacagcttttttcatgaAGCTTATAGAAAAGCAATGAGTCTACAAGTTTTTTAAAGCCTCACTTTTCTTaggtacaacttatttttactctgcctattttttaagtaaatgttgctaatctaatataaataaGCCAATTAAAATAAGCTAATGCTGCTAATCCAAACAGGTGACACTTTGTCACGAAAGGCAATGAGTCAACATGTTTACTTTATCTTGAGGATCTGCTTTTGATTTacttgctattatatatataaaataaaattttaggctTAAAAGCCGTTGTTGCACCgagtggcttcaccaaattgtagaaatttttatagatttaaaaaaaaaatagatataatttttttttcttatcttcttctcttataatttctaagttgataaaaaattttaatttgattacaatccaaattcttcatctaattcttttattattaatataatttattatacaatttttttttacactattAGTATTTTACTAGGCATAGGTTTCTCTTGACTTCCAAATTCTCTATTTCCATACCTTCTCtttatcttattatttttaaattaattaaaaatcttaatctcattataatttaaaattctacatTAGTTAGACCTCTTTCAAGTTGATATCATCTATTTTTTGGAGATGAGAAACTCACGCCAATATATAACTCCCCAAGACATAGCCGGTATGcatttcccttcttttttagaaaaacttttttttagggGGTTTTACTTATTTTCTTCTATTTCAAGCTTCTTGCggtttttaattataaaattcaaactgTTTGAAAACATAGTTGAttgaagtttgattttttttggcttaCAATTATGTTTTGATTTGGACGATTTGCACAATTACATCCTATCGTTGTGGTTTGTTTAAACGATTTTTGTTGCTTGCTTTTGTAAATATTGTATTCTAATCAAAGTTTGTGCTAAATATGAAGTTCTAGGTTGGATGAACCATTGTCTATACCTATTAATGCTATAAGTATGTCTTATCAATAGAAATAGATTAATTTATTAGAGTATTCCTAACAATGAATTTCTTGATTATTCCTAATTACTTTGTTAAATGATTGTTGCAACATCACATGATTATTTTGATACTTTGTTAAATGATTGTTGGACCTCACATGAATAACTAAAGAATTATTTGGATTAAACTTTTCGTGGTTTACATATTTATTGCTAATATATCCATACAActcatatttaattaaaaattatatgttctacGCTTCTACTTCTATTATATgagaaaattttacttttttgaatttttagtatACATCAAGTGGTTGGTGAATTTTTTTCCTATGGATGCCCTAATGTATGATTTATACTTTATAGCTTTTCCCTAGgtgcgtgtgtgtatatatatatagagagagagagagagaaatttgggCGTGAAGGACCTTGCCAAAAGGTATCACTTCTTAATTTTCATCCTATCTAAATGTTAATCAAGCTATTTTTTATTAGacatctccttttatattagttacATAATTATCTTCCATTCAATTAATTTTAGACTTATATATGATTGTTTTAATAGAAAAACTTTACTTTAGTTTTATTATCTATTTCGTTATTTacttttaagtaaattaataaaatattttttttaatttacaagtGATTCTTGATTAAGTCGTTCATCTCATGGGTATAATgctagtgtatatatataaaaccctattatttacttttaattaaattaataaaatattttctttaatttacaAGTGATTCTTGATTAAGCCGTTCATCTCACGGACATaatgctagtatatatataaaacccaGGTTTGAGTTTCCTTAGGATTGACCATAGTAATTGTTTGTGCTGTTCTAGATGTTAATAAATGTGGAAAACAAGAAACTTATGGATGATATTTACACACATTCTACTGTAGATTTAGATTTTCTTAAGTTTGTGTTGTAGATAAGTATTTACACAAGCCGTAGTTAATCTGAATTAGGATCGCTTAGCATTAATGACAGATCTTCTTGAAGTGATGCCACGCGAGGTGAGGAAATTATGTTTCCCACTCTTTAAGTTCACTACGTAAATACTTGTGCCTAACTTTCAATTTGCCAACAATTGTGCTCAGCTTGCTTTAGGTTGTCTCCTATCATCGAAATTCTACACTGAATATGTTGATCTGAAGTAATGTCGTTAGTTTTATTTTGAGACATTGGACAAGGTGCTTAAAAAGTACATATTCCATGAGCAAGATGCAAATGACATGGCTAACTTCCTACTCCCAATCCTTGCTTTTGACCTTGAGAAGTGGCCCATGGCAGGTCAATGCCTTCATCATCCATGAATCGATCCAAGACCTTGTCGTTTACAACCATCTATGGTTGGAATGGGGAACATTGCCATCAATGCAGATCATGAAAGCACGGGTGTGCCAGTTTGGCTATTGCACTCGCGTCGGACTTGGCAGGACACGCCGTGTGGCCTGGACGCGGCTGCACGCGCGTCCCACGacgaattttattttattttatatttttttccgATTCGGTCTAAAATAGTCCGAAATAGGACTTGATATGGGTTGGAatacttataataaaataaaataaaataaaaaaaacgttaatttcaaacttatcttttatttagttttagtttcaaatttttgatattgtaaaaaaaaaaaaatacttagcaatatatagaaaatataaataaaaacatatttaataattaattaatacacGTATCCCGCCGCATCTAtgtcctactttttcaaaaattgttgctTCGCCACGCCCGACCCAAATCCGCATCCATGCTTCTTAGATGCAGATTCTCAAGATCAACCAAAAGAAGCCGGGTCGCTTCCTAATAAGATTTGAGATGGAGAATACATGGTTTCTCAGATGGGATAAGacaagttgattttttttgggttttgcgaGTGACCTTTTGGGATGATGCTAGAAAAGATGTCTCTAGAGGCAACCCACATGAGTTTATGAGGGAagttattgtgaaattttgttggtttgtagAGATTTTGGAGGTGATGAGTTTGTGAAGTGAGTGATACTAATGATAGAAACAAAGTTGGGGTAATGAATCTCCCACAAatagtttatgttttttttagagGGAATAGTTTACTTTTTTAGAGGGAAATATATAAGAAGCTGTAGGACAATCCAATCACGAAATCTGAAAATTCTAGATTGATTGATGGATATTTTAGAAACCACGAAATAGAGTTAAGGCAAAGCCATACATGCCAATAGCATTAGAATACAAAAGAAGTCTAGTGTCCACACGAGGGCGCTCAAAAATACTAAATTCCAGCTGTTGTGTTCCTCCCAGCCTTGCAAGTTTGTCCGTCCATTGGTTGGCTTCCCTGTAGCAATGCTTGACTACCACTGTCGAAATGAGATTTATCAAGTACTTGTAGTCAGAAATAAGGATAGAGTAAGCTATGTTGTCACGAGTTCTATCAGTCATCCAATCTACCACAACTCTGGTATCTAGTTCCACTTCTACAgcgtgaaattttttttccacacaGAGTCGCAATCCATCCCACAAAGCCCACAATTCAGCCTCTACACTGCTTGCGATACCTATTGCTCTTGCAAAGCGAAGAACCCAAGAACCATTATGGTCTCGGATCACTTCCCCTCCCCCAGCTGCTCCTAGATTACCAATAACAAACCTAGAACCCAAGaaccattattttattttaaacattgATATTTGGGGTtggaatatttgaattttggatgTTTATGTGATAAACACCAAGAGATGACAACAATTAAGCTTACCCCCCTTTAGCAAAAAGTTGTACACTAGTTCTTGCTCTGCATATCATAGTAATCTACATTCTAGGTGGCACGGAATCAGATGCTTTTAATAAGACCGTCATGGACAATAGCACTAAGGAAAAGGTTCCTGTTGTGAATTCTTCATGATCATCAAGCAAATCAGTCTAGCTTTGGCAGAGCTATTGCCTACCTCTATTGACTTGTACTCTcgcatttttctttcattccatTAAGCACTTAGATCCGCGCAAAATTGATAGGCCTAGGATAAGCAAACTTGTTATCACCACCTTTGTGGGTGAAAAGAGGAAGAGACTAACCAGTGGACCACCAGTATTTTTACCATCTTGGGGTGATTCACTTTGTCTGGTTTATTTAGTTTATAGTTATATAAGTAGTATAGTAATGCATTGCCTCAATAGCTCATTATTCTCAATTGAGTTTTTCATCCACAGTTAAAGGTCTGTATAAAAGGAAGGAACTGCTTAATtcaatagaattttaaattccAACCAAACTTTGGCACTAGAAAACCTTTTTATCTCCGTCTCAATTGGGATGAGGGGATAGGGCTTACCAACAGAGTCCTCATAAACTTTTTTCCCCACTTGCTAAATCTCACATTGGAGGATTGTTCAGAAAGCAAGAAAGATGGATCTTGATTGTGAACACTAGAAATCTAATTTCACCGTTAAAGGAAACGAATGGTAATAGTTTATGACTTTATGTTCATATTAAAGGAACTAGGTGAGCTTCTGTTTTATGTGTAGTAATTGTTAATCTTAGTGGAGAAATTTATTAACGTGATTTATCTAATTAATTTGGTGTGGCTTATGCTTTGTTTAGTCAAAGGATCGACCATATCAAATAAGAAATAATCTGTGTTTTATTATTGCAAACAAAAATAAGTAATGTAGATTACAAACTTTATGGTAGTTTATATCCGAAGCAAAATATGATTGTGAGAGCAAAACTTCAATTATTACTCTTCCTTTCTTTGGTAGTTCTACATGTCACATTCATCTATGATTGTGTAACCAATTTGATCATATGGATCATGATAATCCAAACTTTCGtcctctttcttttatttcactattttcaaAAGGGAAGAAGACAATACTATCCAAATATTATATGGATCATAGTGCTTTCCAGTAATTGATGCTTTAAATATGAAGACTGTAATTTATATCTTACTGATTTCATTCTTACTAAAATTGAACAAGTACAAAAAGTTAGATGAAAGCATACTCCTTTCCACTGTTTAAGCTAATTGTCATATCATGTTCCAGTATATATCATAGTGATTTACATTCTAGGTCTCAAAGAATCAGGTGCTATTGTTGGCATGAAATGAGTAATAGCATTAAGAAAAAGTTCCTCCATTAAATTGCAACTACTTTTACTTgggtttctaattttttaggttAGAAGAGATTGAAAGAGGAATAGAGAAACAGATAATAAAGAAAGGGGgatatcttttcttcttcttcttttatttctccatttcatcaaaa
This region includes:
- the LOC126709109 gene encoding uncharacterized protein LOC126709109, with protein sequence MSVMMGSGKREAVVSQPQPQPQPPPPPPPLPPHRDAGAEDEDAAKSSNKLYVCFYYNVGPLIYSMYEIAVPNPLPCFSSPTKLERNPKPIPLPKSKSNPIFQLKRGEYPRRMCCVELNSKLYFIGGEFHDGVLDLPYVDEDVKIKYKSVTPTRDRYPSDVYRFDPTTTTTTITTAVEKMHTGKNLPLAFVVDEKIYVLGSTYFFAPFEYRDAIKKDIEKLSLFECYDPQLDKWTLLPNPPLPCHQETKWEAHAVLGEGKGKKVLFVDLHDQLYCFDLHKREWIQYLSPPPYPHEFCGRSEFVDGTLYGLNQDFMVAAIKFPLAEPEEVQKSKYPLYLPSKEVGMDLIYFPRQVAATARLLHLGNGVFLYALSGMHPHPEFNDFNRDFQDENKRVISILIFQALPLLDTHIQEGFFPAKLLYSVHYNINTTFPNQGGILGCFPLGPAFVFGDGSHPTHAEHRKAPVSDFPSDPLFVPQSVPDVLQPWTKDAMTLALHSKEAMTTQSLPPISVEAEGHKDVENIVVATTSVEAARVDTGVDDYCVDTEDDFIRTTGSRLVCKRKRIDHPHGPG